CGATGCGCCGATGCCCGCGGCGGCACGGTGGTGGTCGTACCGCACCGGGCTCGCGGCCGCGGCGGCGGTGATTCTGGTGATCGCCGCCACGGTGCTGCTGCTTCCGCGCTTCACCGCGGCGCCGCCGCAGAGCGCGTCGAACGGAGCGGCCCCCGGCAACGCGGCGCCGGCGCGCTCCGTCGAAGCAGTGCAGAACGACGTGGACACGGCGCAGCAGCAGTTCGAGAAGGCGATTGCGGAGCTGGAGAAGGTGGCGAAGGCGAACCAGCAGGCGCTCGATCCCGACACGTCCGCGACGATCGACAAGAATCTCGGCATCATCGATCAGGCGATTGCCGAGAACCGCGCCGCGGTGACCGCCGAGCCGTCGAGCGTGGCGGCGCGGGAAACGCTCTTCCAGGCGCTCCGCTCCAAGGTCGCGCTGCTGCAGGACACGATCACGCTGATCAACGAGATGCGCAAGGGCAACAACGCCGCCGCGGCGCAGCTGGTGAACAAATCCTCGTAGGGATTTGGAAATTTGGAAATCTGGAAATCTGGAAATTTGGGAATCTGATGAGACGTGCAGCTAGCTACAGCGGGTTCGTGATGGTGGCGCTGCTTGCGGCGCCGCCGGGGGCGGGCGCGCAGGTCTATCCCGAGCGGATCGTGGCGCGGGAGAAAGTCCGGGCGATTGCCGCGGCCTATCAGCGGCGCGATGCCAGCAACCGCGAGGAGCAGGTCGAGCGGACCACGCGGACGCTGAAGCTGGGAGCCAACGGCGTGCTCGGTCTCGGCAACATCGCCGGCGACATCACCGTCACGCGCGGCGGCGGATCCGACGCGACGGTGGAAATCGTCAAGACGGCGCGGGGCCGCGATCAGGGGGACGCCCGCGAGCAGCTGCAGCTGGTGCAGGTGGAGGTGACCGAGCGGGCCGGGCGCACCGACGTGCGGACGCGCTATCCGAGCGACGCCGGGCGCAACAACCGCCGCAACTTCAGCGTCAGCGTCGCCTACAACGTCACCGCGCCC
This region of Vicinamibacterales bacterium genomic DNA includes:
- a CDS encoding zf-HC2 domain-containing protein; translation: MACPQYLNSIHEAVDGTIGSIRRAELELHVDTCDACRALLEDLRRIHDAAAALPALDPPDGAWLQIAGRLRQEGRIADAPMPAAARWWSYRTGLAAAAAVILVIAATVLLLPRFTAAPPQSASNGAAPGNAAPARSVEAVQNDVDTAQQQFEKAIAELEKVAKANQQALDPDTSATIDKNLGIIDQAIAENRAAVTAEPSSVAARETLFQALRSKVALLQDTITLINEMRKGNNAAAAQLVNKSS